The Pricia mediterranea genome includes a window with the following:
- a CDS encoding Tex family protein, with protein sequence MNLLSYLAKNTQLPEKSIKSTVELLDQDCTVPFISRYRKEQTGNLDEVQIGTIVRLKSEFETLEKRKATVLKAIEEQGALTDQLRQKIEASKDANSLEDLYLPFKKKRKTKAETARKKGLEPLAKIIMAQNHTDIDKAASQYVNTQVESVEEALEGARHIISEWMNERISIRNQIRKQLERSAMLTTKAVSSKTKEEKAQKYRDYFDWSEALKHCPSHRLLAILRAENEGFLRVKIEIDDDYILSKIADRTIKSNNSCTPHVRLALEDAYKRLLYPSLSNEILKSAKEKADDEAIKVFSKNLEQLLLGAPLGEKRILAIDPGFRTGCKVVCISAQGELEHNETIYPHAPQNKSTEAIKKISSLCDAYKIEAIAIGNGTASRETERLIKRVHFKNPVEVYVVSEAGASIYSASKIAREEFPNYDVTVRGAVSIGRRLADPLAELVKIDAKSIGVGQYQHDVDQGKLQTSLDTVVESCVNSVGVNVNTASVPLLSYVSGIGPKLAENVVAHRTENGAFADRGGIKDVPRLGGKAFEQAAGFLRVKEGKNPLDDSAVHPESYDIVQRMAEDAGIPVPELIGNKKQLRQIDLEHYRTEKVGLPTLRDIIEELEKPGLDRRATAKVFTFDQNIRSISDLREGQTLPGIVNNITNFGCFVDIGIKESGLVHVSNLSDSFVKDVNEHVHLHQQIMVKVLSVDIPRKRIQLALEKK encoded by the coding sequence ATGAATCTCCTATCCTACCTCGCAAAAAACACCCAACTCCCCGAAAAAAGTATTAAAAGCACGGTCGAACTCCTCGATCAGGATTGTACCGTGCCCTTTATCTCGCGTTATAGAAAGGAGCAAACAGGCAATCTCGACGAGGTACAAATCGGGACCATCGTCAGGTTGAAGTCCGAATTCGAAACCCTCGAAAAACGGAAAGCGACCGTACTGAAGGCCATCGAGGAACAAGGCGCCTTAACGGACCAGTTACGCCAAAAAATCGAAGCTTCGAAAGATGCCAACAGCCTTGAGGACCTTTACCTTCCCTTTAAGAAAAAGCGCAAGACCAAGGCGGAAACTGCCCGGAAAAAAGGATTGGAACCTTTGGCCAAAATCATCATGGCCCAGAACCATACCGACATCGACAAGGCGGCATCCCAATATGTGAACACGCAGGTCGAAAGCGTGGAGGAAGCCTTGGAGGGGGCGCGACATATCATCTCGGAATGGATGAACGAGCGTATCTCGATCCGGAACCAGATTCGAAAACAGCTGGAACGTTCGGCCATGTTGACGACCAAAGCCGTTTCATCGAAAACAAAAGAGGAAAAAGCACAAAAGTATCGGGATTATTTCGATTGGAGCGAGGCCTTAAAACACTGTCCGTCCCATCGATTATTGGCCATACTCCGAGCGGAAAATGAGGGTTTTCTCCGAGTTAAGATCGAAATCGATGACGACTATATCCTATCCAAAATAGCGGATCGTACTATCAAGTCGAACAATTCGTGTACGCCGCACGTACGCCTAGCGTTGGAAGACGCCTACAAGCGGTTGCTCTATCCTTCCCTATCCAACGAAATATTGAAATCGGCCAAAGAAAAGGCAGATGACGAGGCCATCAAGGTATTCTCCAAAAACCTGGAGCAACTGCTATTAGGAGCCCCCTTGGGCGAAAAGCGCATTCTAGCCATCGATCCGGGCTTCCGAACCGGTTGCAAGGTGGTATGCATAAGTGCCCAAGGTGAGTTGGAGCATAACGAGACCATTTATCCGCATGCGCCCCAAAACAAAAGTACGGAGGCCATCAAAAAAATCAGTTCGCTTTGCGATGCCTACAAGATCGAGGCCATCGCCATCGGCAACGGCACCGCATCCAGGGAAACCGAACGTTTGATAAAGCGGGTGCACTTTAAAAATCCGGTCGAGGTCTACGTCGTGAGTGAGGCGGGTGCGTCGATCTATTCCGCCTCCAAGATTGCCCGGGAAGAATTCCCCAATTACGACGTCACGGTGCGAGGCGCCGTATCCATCGGGCGCCGCCTGGCGGACCCCTTGGCGGAATTGGTGAAAATCGATGCTAAATCCATCGGGGTGGGACAGTATCAGCACGATGTGGACCAGGGCAAGTTGCAGACCTCGCTGGACACTGTGGTCGAGAGCTGCGTCAACTCCGTCGGGGTCAATGTCAACACCGCTAGTGTTCCGTTGCTGAGCTATGTGTCGGGTATCGGTCCCAAATTAGCGGAGAACGTAGTGGCGCATAGAACAGAAAATGGCGCTTTTGCGGATAGGGGCGGCATTAAAGACGTTCCGAGACTGGGCGGAAAGGCCTTTGAACAGGCAGCAGGATTTCTTCGTGTCAAAGAGGGAAAAAATCCCTTGGACGATTCGGCGGTACATCCCGAAAGCTATGATATCGTACAGCGAATGGCGGAGGATGCAGGCATACCCGTTCCCGAACTCATCGGAAATAAAAAACAGCTGCGACAAATCGATCTGGAGCACTACCGCACAGAAAAGGTCGGCCTTCCTACCCTTCGTGATATCATCGAGGAACTCGAGAAACCCGGACTCGACCGGCGGGCAACCGCCAAGGTCTTCACTTTCGACCAGAACATTCGAAGTATCTCCGACCTTCGAGAGGGCCAAACGCTGCCCGGTATCGTCAACAATATCACCAATTTCGGTTGTTTTGTGGATATCGGCATCAAGGAAAGCGGACTCGTTCATGTTTCCAACCTTTCGGATTCCTTTGTGAAGGATGTCAATGAACACGTACACTTGCACCAGCAGATTATGGTAAAGGTTTTATCGGTAGATATTCCGAGAAAAAGGATTCAGTTGGCCTTAGAAAAGAAATGA
- a CDS encoding histone deacetylase family protein: MFKIAFHPIYKHSLPEGHRFPMLKYELLPQQLLLEGTCTPENFFEPEIPNDKHILAVHDPEYFYDLLNLKIPPKEARKIGFPLTQDLVRRERIIADGTMKASEFALEHGIAMNVAGGTHHAYTDRGEAFCMLNDQAIAARYLQSKNAVKKVLIVDLDVHQGNGTAEIFQNDPSVFTFSMHGGNNYPFKKEQSDLDVPLDKDTGDAEYLSILKDTLPRMIDTEKPDFIFYLCGVDVISSDKLGTLAMTVEGCRQRDQFVLETCHKLKIPVQCSMGGGYSPEIKTIIEAHANTFRIAKDLYF; the protein is encoded by the coding sequence ATGTTCAAAATTGCCTTCCACCCTATTTATAAACATTCGTTGCCCGAAGGCCATCGCTTTCCAATGCTGAAGTACGAGCTCTTGCCCCAGCAGTTGTTACTGGAAGGCACCTGTACCCCCGAGAATTTCTTCGAACCTGAAATTCCCAATGACAAACATATCCTCGCGGTGCACGATCCGGAATACTTCTACGACCTGCTGAACCTCAAGATTCCCCCTAAAGAAGCCCGAAAAATAGGTTTTCCGTTGACCCAAGACCTGGTCCGGCGCGAACGGATCATTGCCGACGGCACCATGAAAGCCAGTGAATTTGCCCTTGAACACGGTATCGCCATGAACGTCGCCGGAGGTACACACCACGCCTACACCGACCGGGGCGAGGCGTTCTGCATGCTGAACGACCAGGCCATCGCCGCACGTTATCTGCAATCTAAAAACGCAGTAAAAAAAGTTCTCATCGTGGATCTCGATGTACACCAGGGCAACGGCACGGCGGAAATCTTTCAGAACGACCCTTCCGTGTTTACCTTTTCGATGCACGGAGGCAATAACTATCCCTTTAAAAAAGAGCAGTCCGACTTGGATGTCCCATTGGATAAAGATACCGGCGACGCCGAATATCTATCTATCCTTAAAGACACCCTCCCCAGAATGATCGACACGGAAAAGCCTGATTTTATATTTTACCTCTGCGGAGTCGATGTCATTTCCTCCGACAAACTGGGTACGCTCGCCATGACCGTCGAAGGCTGCCGACAGCGGGACCAATTTGTGCTAGAAACCTGCCACAAGCTGAAAATACCGGTGCAATGCAGTATGGGCGGAGGCTATTCCCCTGAAATAAAAACCATCATCGAGGCCCATGCGAACACTTTTCGAATCGCAAAAGACCTCTACTTTTAA
- a CDS encoding phosphatase PAP2 family protein encodes MLKSLSILFLLLCSAFTLAQDSLSNDPPETKWNAFKYDFANIFKGMGHSYTRPFHWQGKQWMQFGGFVAGTALVYTADYETSRFIRANRESVPTWLRDYGEFYGSPQYQMIAAAGVYSIGLFTENEKLRRTGVLLVSSTASTGLLQQVLKTVVGRARPESNLGKDTFDPFNSNRRFHSFPSGHAVTAFTAAYAVGKQFKSPWVKAGIYTAGAIPGISRLWDGQHWLSDFVVSIVISVATVESIDRFLDRKYDNKYNDEAERQAHLKDKKTSWDLNIGAGTIGLALRF; translated from the coding sequence ATGCTAAAATCCCTATCTATTCTCTTCTTATTGCTTTGTTCGGCATTTACACTGGCACAGGACAGCCTTTCGAATGACCCTCCGGAGACCAAGTGGAACGCGTTCAAATATGACTTTGCAAACATTTTCAAGGGCATGGGCCATTCCTATACAAGGCCCTTTCATTGGCAGGGCAAGCAATGGATGCAATTCGGCGGATTCGTCGCCGGTACCGCACTGGTCTATACCGCCGATTATGAAACCTCAAGGTTTATCAGGGCCAATCGGGAGAGCGTACCGACTTGGTTACGCGATTATGGGGAATTTTACGGCAGTCCGCAATACCAAATGATAGCCGCTGCCGGGGTATATTCGATCGGTCTATTCACTGAAAATGAAAAATTGAGACGTACAGGGGTATTGTTAGTATCTTCCACCGCTTCTACGGGACTTTTGCAGCAAGTGCTCAAAACTGTGGTAGGGCGAGCAAGACCTGAATCTAACTTGGGAAAGGACACTTTCGACCCCTTTAATTCGAACCGGCGGTTTCATTCGTTTCCGTCCGGACACGCGGTTACGGCTTTTACCGCCGCCTATGCGGTAGGCAAACAGTTCAAGAGTCCGTGGGTAAAAGCGGGCATCTACACCGCAGGGGCTATTCCCGGAATATCCCGCCTTTGGGACGGCCAGCACTGGCTTAGCGATTTCGTAGTCTCTATCGTTATAAGCGTTGCCACGGTGGAATCGATCGACCGTTTCCTTGACCGTAAATATGACAATAAATACAATGACGAAGCTGAGCGACAGGCCCACCTCAAGGATAAAAAAACGAGTTGGGACCTGAACATCGGGGCGGGGACCATTGGGCTAGCCTTGCGGTTTTAA
- a CDS encoding S9 family peptidase, which produces MKMPLLYFVFFLFGCSILTAQEGNSSPLTIEQIMQGNDFVGHLPSNIHWSSDGNTIYFDWNPDAVYSDSLYAYSLSSEKIAKVDFDTEYDLPAPRGTFNVERTRKIYSKNGDIFIKDAATNAITPITRTTAREGIPHFTGNETQVAYLKDDDIYVWEITSGTTTQMTHFTDKKDEPEKKSDKDEWLYQDQLALFDVLRERKEKSDRHDTLSKRNELKRPLAIYKYGKSIENQRISPDGHYVTYLSVEKPEDKGTIMPHYVTESGYTEDEDTRSKVGNEPDTYQMFIYDIADRTIDSVDLSNLTGLDYVPEYTKDYPDKPYENEDRIGRISPPVWSDDGKNAIVEIVSNDYKDRWIVLLNLKDASVTNLDHQRDEAWIGGPGISSWGGSDLGWMPDNKHIWFQSEKTGYSHLYTLNLDTKKTKALTSGDFEIYDPRISNDKKRWYFTANQNHPGDRQFYSMPINGGKLTPLTDKTGKNEVTLSPDEKNMAILFSYSNRPTELFVKKNPVFSKKAGTAKQITESTSGAFEKYDWRDPEIITFKANDGAEVHARMYRPDADVKNKAAVIFVHGAGYLQNAHRWWSSYFREYMFHNLLVDNGYTVLDIDYRGSAGYGRDWRTGIYRHMGGKDLSDQVDGAEFLVSEHGIDKDKIGIYGGSYGGFITLMGMFNAPETFSAGAAIRSVGDWAAYNHGYTARILNTPVSDSVAYRKSSPIYFADGLEGDLLILHGMIDDNVHFQDMVRLSQRLIELGKHNWEMAVYPVERHGFVEPSSWTDEYTRIFNLFQESLLGKVSEN; this is translated from the coding sequence ATGAAAATGCCTTTGCTCTATTTTGTCTTTTTTTTATTTGGATGTAGCATCCTTACGGCACAAGAGGGCAATAGCTCTCCGCTGACCATAGAACAAATCATGCAGGGTAATGATTTTGTCGGCCATCTTCCCTCGAACATACACTGGTCATCCGATGGAAACACCATTTATTTCGATTGGAATCCCGATGCCGTGTACAGCGACTCCTTGTACGCCTACTCGCTTTCCTCCGAAAAAATAGCGAAAGTGGACTTCGATACGGAATACGACCTGCCAGCGCCGAGAGGTACGTTCAATGTCGAAAGAACCCGAAAGATCTATTCCAAAAACGGCGATATTTTTATAAAGGATGCCGCCACGAACGCCATCACCCCGATTACCCGAACCACTGCGCGCGAAGGGATTCCGCATTTCACGGGAAACGAGACCCAGGTCGCCTACTTAAAAGATGATGATATATACGTTTGGGAAATCACCTCGGGAACGACTACGCAAATGACGCATTTCACGGACAAAAAGGACGAACCCGAAAAGAAAAGCGATAAAGACGAATGGCTTTACCAAGACCAGTTGGCTTTATTCGATGTGCTGCGCGAACGCAAGGAAAAGTCAGATCGGCACGATACCCTATCGAAACGCAACGAGTTGAAGCGGCCTCTTGCGATTTATAAGTACGGGAAATCAATCGAGAACCAACGAATAAGTCCCGATGGACATTACGTCACCTATCTTAGCGTAGAAAAGCCGGAGGACAAGGGCACCATCATGCCGCATTATGTCACCGAATCGGGCTATACCGAAGATGAAGATACCCGGTCGAAGGTGGGCAACGAACCCGACACCTACCAAATGTTCATCTATGATATCGCCGACCGGACGATAGATTCCGTGGACCTCAGTAATTTGACAGGCCTTGATTATGTGCCGGAATACACCAAGGACTACCCTGACAAACCCTATGAAAACGAAGATCGAATAGGCCGTATATCCCCACCTGTTTGGAGCGACGACGGCAAGAACGCCATCGTAGAAATCGTTTCGAACGATTATAAGGACCGATGGATCGTTTTGCTCAATCTAAAGGACGCCAGCGTTACCAATCTGGACCACCAGCGCGACGAGGCCTGGATCGGCGGCCCCGGAATCAGTAGTTGGGGCGGAAGCGATTTGGGCTGGATGCCCGACAACAAGCACATCTGGTTCCAATCCGAAAAGACGGGATATTCACATCTGTACACCCTGAACTTGGACACCAAAAAAACCAAGGCGCTAACGTCGGGGGACTTCGAAATCTATGACCCCCGTATTTCCAATGACAAAAAGCGTTGGTATTTTACCGCAAACCAAAACCATCCCGGCGACCGTCAGTTCTACAGCATGCCAATTAACGGCGGAAAATTGACTCCGCTTACCGATAAGACCGGAAAGAACGAGGTGACCCTTTCCCCTGATGAGAAGAACATGGCCATTTTGTTCTCGTATTCCAACAGGCCTACCGAGCTCTTTGTAAAGAAAAATCCCGTTTTTTCCAAGAAGGCGGGCACTGCCAAACAAATTACGGAATCGACCTCGGGCGCATTCGAAAAATACGACTGGAGAGACCCCGAAATCATCACCTTCAAGGCCAATGACGGTGCCGAGGTACATGCGAGAATGTACCGTCCGGATGCGGATGTAAAGAACAAGGCCGCGGTGATTTTCGTACATGGTGCCGGCTATCTGCAAAACGCGCACCGATGGTGGAGCTCTTACTTTAGGGAGTATATGTTCCACAACCTGTTGGTCGACAACGGATATACCGTATTGGATATCGATTACCGCGGCAGTGCGGGCTACGGACGCGACTGGCGTACCGGGATCTATCGTCACATGGGAGGCAAAGACCTCTCCGATCAAGTCGACGGGGCCGAATTCCTCGTAAGCGAACACGGCATCGATAAGGACAAAATCGGAATTTACGGCGGTTCGTACGGCGGATTTATTACGCTAATGGGCATGTTCAACGCCCCCGAAACCTTCTCGGCCGGAGCGGCGATTCGATCGGTGGGCGATTGGGCGGCCTACAACCACGGCTATACGGCGAGAATATTGAACACTCCCGTCTCCGATAGCGTCGCCTATCGAAAAAGTTCGCCCATCTATTTTGCCGACGGTTTGGAGGGCGACCTGTTGATCTTACATGGAATGATCGATGACAACGTACACTTTCAGGATATGGTCCGTCTTTCACAGCGTTTGATAGAGCTGGGCAAACACAACTGGGAAATGGCCGTGTATCCGGTCGAGCGGCACGGCTTCGTCGAACCCAGCAGCTGGACGGACGAATACACCCGAATTTTTAATCTATTTCAGGAGAGTTTGTTGGGAAAAGTGTCCGAAAATTGA